From Ignisphaera aggregans DSM 17230, the proteins below share one genomic window:
- a CDS encoding major facilitator superfamily MFS_1 (InterPro IPR011701~KEGG: bbe:BBR47_37950 hypothetical membrane protein~PFAM: major facilitator superfamily MFS_1~SPTR: B5IUZ2 Transporter, major facilitator family~PFAM: Major Facilitator Superfamily), with the protein MVGLGNARYRGVGVVYPFLAYFLIGLSMHLAGSYYSVYLYSYGVGEALIVLSFSINMVAQSIAVYPGGVFGDRFGRLKAVSIGVILYGLGVSMLWLAPCSVTAIVTAILCGFGTSFIISLEAWLADVYSGELGKVLSMFRAIYFASGFVGGVLALLVSGFGIRYVFLVSMLTILIAIAPLMMLPDVRGSKSVREIFRVTRDLFNRVFISILLYSSLISIPLILFYSLWSIILTERGFQESFIGLAYSVLLLSATIGSIATYRLLKTINSIALLSIASISLGLLLIASNTIQSLSATLTIFLLLEFVLGILTASLSYVKNRVVPSTIRASALSLIDLANTFTTSIFAPIITKLYPTTTLIVAGIIAIISTSLLITTKKTII; encoded by the coding sequence GTGGTTGGTCTAGGCAATGCTCGGTATAGAGGTGTTGGTGTGGTGTATCCATTTCTAGCTTATTTTCTCATAGGTTTGTCTATGCATTTAGCAGGTTCTTACTATTCTGTATATCTATATAGCTATGGTGTTGGCGAGGCTTTGATTGTCTTGAGTTTTTCTATCAATATGGTTGCCCAGTCTATTGCTGTTTATCCAGGTGGTGTTTTTGGTGATAGGTTTGGAAGGCTTAAGGCTGTGTCTATAGGTGTTATACTCTATGGTTTAGGGGTTTCAATGCTGTGGTTAGCACCATGTAGTGTAACAGCTATTGTTACAGCTATTCTATGTGGTTTTGGCACATCTTTTATTATTTCTCTAGAGGCTTGGTTGGCTGATGTGTATAGTGGTGAGCTTGGAAAGGTTTTATCAATGTTTAGAGCTATCTATTTTGCCTCGGGTTTTGTTGGTGGTGTTCTTGCTCTTCTTGTTTCTGGGTTTGGCATTAGATACGTCTTTCTAGTATCAATGCTAACAATTTTAATAGCTATTGCACCGCTTATGATGCTTCCAGATGTAAGAGGTTCTAAGAGTGTTAGAGAGATATTTAGAGTAACTAGAGATCTTTTCAACAGGGTTTTCATCTCTATACTTCTATACAGCTCCCTAATCTCTATCCCACTCATACTGTTCTACTCTCTATGGTCGATAATACTAACTGAGAGAGGTTTTCAGGAGAGTTTCATTGGCCTGGCATACTCAGTACTACTACTATCAGCTACAATAGGTTCTATAGCTACATACAGATTGCTAAAGACGATAAACAGCATTGCTCTACTCTCAATAGCCAGTATCTCACTAGGTCTTCTACTAATAGCATCTAACACTATACAGAGCCTCTCTGCCACACTCACTATATTCCTCCTACTAGAGTTTGTCCTAGGAATACTAACAGCATCTCTAAGCTATGTCAAAAACAGAGTTGTTCCATCAACAATAAGAGCTTCTGCATTATCACTAATAGATCTAGCAAATACATTTACCACATCAATATTTGCACCAATAATAACAAAGCTATATCCAACAACAACACTTATAGTAGCAGGGATAATAGCAATAATATCAACAAGTCTTCTCATCACTACAAAGAAAACTATAATCTGA
- a CDS encoding ABC-2 type transporter (InterPro IPR013525:IPR000412~KEGG: tga:TGAM_1698 ABC-type transporter, ATP-binding component~PFAM: ABC-2 type transporter~SPTR: C5A7I8 ABC-type transporter, ATP-binding component~PFAM: ABC-2 type transporter), whose product MGLRVVFAYVLKDVKMFIGDRAAVFWVVVWPIIWIILVAYVFVPPGSVTPVSIDVGIVNLDSSPSKGLNFTSFDFIKILNTTTYESSRLFKVKLYNNSEALVEDLKSGRIDVGIIIPENFSSELLLSTAKLRVLIGGRDPYSSSVSYVAISSFFNEFSRRVALSKVDTSIGYIEKSLSSITDSARLVELTVRFMYGIAIPLNVSFEEVKPEVYSSRPNILGWYTLGAVGMMFLYTGFPYGAAVLYEEKERGTLKRILASPMKPWELIVGVILSGIASMVLSALVALLAGLSLGAHIIFNPTNLLHWAAIILLLIGALMSIGIGVALSMLAKTSRGASGLGIVLGLLLSFLAGIWYPKMMMPKWLQILADIFPPTWVFDTVRNIVVFNLGTEEVYVSFAKILIALAIILLLDIIIYRYRLRRYIEEA is encoded by the coding sequence ATGGGGCTTAGAGTAGTATTCGCATATGTGTTGAAGGATGTAAAGATGTTCATAGGCGACAGAGCCGCAGTGTTCTGGGTGGTTGTCTGGCCCATAATATGGATTATCCTGGTTGCCTATGTGTTCGTACCCCCTGGAAGTGTAACGCCAGTGAGTATAGATGTAGGCATTGTAAACCTAGATTCATCTCCATCAAAAGGTCTGAACTTCACGAGCTTCGACTTCATCAAAATCCTGAACACAACTACTTACGAGAGCAGTAGATTATTCAAGGTGAAGCTGTATAACAATAGTGAAGCCCTAGTGGAGGACCTGAAAAGTGGAAGGATAGACGTTGGAATAATCATTCCTGAGAACTTCAGCTCTGAGCTCTTGCTGAGTACAGCTAAGCTGAGGGTTTTGATAGGTGGTAGAGACCCATACTCAAGCTCTGTGAGCTATGTAGCAATCAGCTCCTTCTTCAACGAATTCAGTAGAAGAGTAGCACTATCCAAGGTAGATACATCGATTGGATACATAGAGAAGAGTCTCAGCAGTATCACAGATTCTGCAAGGCTTGTAGAGCTTACTGTGAGATTCATGTATGGTATCGCTATACCGCTTAATGTAAGTTTCGAAGAAGTGAAACCGGAGGTCTATTCCTCGAGACCAAACATCCTTGGATGGTATACTCTGGGAGCAGTGGGAATGATGTTTCTATACACAGGATTCCCTTATGGTGCTGCAGTTCTCTATGAGGAGAAGGAGCGTGGAACACTTAAAAGAATTCTAGCATCACCAATGAAGCCATGGGAACTCATTGTAGGTGTGATACTATCAGGAATAGCATCAATGGTTCTATCAGCACTCGTAGCACTCCTCGCTGGATTGTCGCTCGGAGCTCACATAATCTTCAATCCCACTAACCTACTCCACTGGGCTGCTATAATCCTTCTGTTAATTGGGGCGCTGATGAGTATAGGCATAGGTGTAGCACTTTCAATGCTTGCAAAAACTAGTCGAGGAGCCTCAGGGCTGGGTATAGTACTAGGGCTTCTACTATCCTTCTTAGCAGGTATATGGTATCCAAAAATGATGATGCCAAAATGGCTACAGATATTAGCAGACATATTTCCACCAACATGGGTTTTCGACACAGTTAGAAACATCGTTGTATTTAACTTAGGGACAGAGGAGGTATATGTCAGTTTTGCAAAGATACTCATAGCATTAGCTATAATACTATTGCTAGACATTATTATCTATAGATATAGGCTGAGGAGATATATTGAAGAAGCATAA
- a CDS encoding ABC transporter related (COGs: COG1131 ABC-type multidrug transport system ATPase component~InterPro IPR003439:IPR003593:IPR017871~KEGG: msi:Msm_1483 multidrug ABC transporter, ATPase component~PFAM: ABC transporter related~SMART: AAA ATPase~SPTR: A5UNB0 Multidrug ABC transporter, ATPase component~PFAM: ABC transporter): protein MYVEALDVVKYYGSVEVLKKVSLRIEKPMVYSLLGPNGAGKSTFLNILAGVQKPSSGRVLIKGFDVSSAEAKHIIGYCPQDVALYERLSGWDNIFFYASLYGVPRSEAKRRAGELLKLLNLESYASQRVAKYSGGMKKKLSLIVTLIHDPEVVILDEPTEGLDPESRLKVWGVVKRLRDEGKVVIIATHNMDEADRLSDRVGIIDRGKLLVEDSPENLKRMYGPPSVVEIVLRERPSENLIKRLREASKGAYSDERTLKIHVEEPDRAIPMLTELIYEAGSRIDSLKVVRPTLEDVFFRLTGRRLE from the coding sequence ATGTATGTTGAGGCTTTGGACGTGGTTAAATACTACGGCTCTGTAGAAGTATTGAAGAAAGTTAGTCTGAGGATAGAGAAACCTATGGTGTACTCCCTCCTAGGTCCAAATGGAGCCGGTAAGTCTACCTTTCTAAATATTCTTGCTGGTGTTCAGAAGCCTAGCAGTGGGAGGGTGCTGATTAAGGGGTTTGACGTGTCTTCAGCAGAGGCAAAGCATATCATAGGTTACTGTCCCCAGGATGTAGCACTTTATGAGAGGCTTAGTGGCTGGGATAACATATTCTTCTATGCCTCTCTCTACGGTGTTCCGAGGAGTGAAGCTAAGAGGAGAGCTGGAGAGCTCCTCAAACTACTAAATCTTGAGAGCTATGCCTCTCAGAGAGTTGCAAAGTATAGTGGTGGTATGAAGAAGAAGCTCTCATTGATTGTCACATTGATCCACGATCCAGAGGTGGTGATACTTGATGAGCCTACCGAAGGGCTTGATCCTGAGAGCAGACTCAAAGTGTGGGGGGTAGTGAAGAGGCTGAGAGATGAGGGGAAGGTAGTAATAATTGCAACTCACAATATGGATGAAGCTGATAGGCTCTCAGATAGAGTGGGGATTATTGATAGAGGTAAACTGTTAGTCGAAGACTCTCCAGAGAACTTAAAGAGAATGTATGGTCCTCCAAGTGTTGTTGAAATAGTGCTCAGAGAGAGACCATCTGAGAATCTCATCAAACGCCTCAGAGAAGCTTCAAAGGGTGCCTACAGCGATGAACGTACATTGAAGATACATGTAGAAGAGCCTGATAGAGCTATACCAATGCTGACAGAGCTTATATATGAAGCAGGCTCAAGAATAGATTCTCTGAAGGTTGTTAGACCAACTCTCGAAGATGTATTCTTCAGATTGACTGGGAGGAGGCTTGAGTGA
- a CDS encoding hypothetical protein (KEGG: smr:Smar_1563 hypothetical protein~SPTR: A3DPT8 Putative uncharacterized protein), with the protein MSSEESGGVEEVRELIEVLKRISDRLGRLLAVRGALEYIAWALWVSSLRFVDIVVEVFDLPRWIYLTYFAITIIFMVTFVESKLSQTLRLLHELQSLGYTRTRLEVWKRFTRAEMAVWSTSFLVMGVLGLLYGDLGFSTGLLIALGVGNLSTYVLLWRFTGVLMRGALYISLLLILLAPINIAFSAIKPGVEWVFTSIAIIFVYLLLALYNILAAFR; encoded by the coding sequence TTGTCTTCAGAGGAATCTGGAGGTGTTGAGGAGGTTAGAGAGCTGATTGAGGTGCTTAAAAGAATCAGCGATAGGCTTGGAAGGCTTTTAGCTGTTCGAGGTGCTCTTGAATATATTGCATGGGCTCTCTGGGTTTCAAGCCTCAGGTTCGTAGATATCGTGGTTGAGGTCTTCGATCTACCCCGTTGGATTTACCTCACATACTTTGCCATAACGATTATATTCATGGTTACATTCGTCGAATCAAAACTTTCACAAACTCTTAGACTACTACACGAACTACAATCATTGGGATACACCAGAACTAGGCTAGAGGTTTGGAAGCGCTTTACCAGAGCCGAGATGGCTGTCTGGAGCACGTCATTCTTAGTTATGGGTGTGCTTGGGCTTCTCTATGGGGATCTAGGCTTTAGCACAGGGCTTCTTATAGCTCTGGGGGTGGGTAACCTATCTACGTATGTATTGCTTTGGCGCTTCACTGGAGTACTTATGCGGGGAGCTTTATACATCTCACTACTCCTAATACTCCTAGCACCAATCAACATAGCCTTCTCAGCAATTAAACCGGGAGTTGAATGGGTGTTCACATCGATAGCGATAATCTTTGTATACCTCCTTCTAGCCCTCTACAACATTCTAGCGGCATTCAGGTGA
- a CDS encoding transcriptional regulator, MarR family (InterPro IPR000835:IPR001845~KEGG: pab:PAB0619 hypothetical protein~PFAM: regulatory protein ArsR; regulatory protein MarR~SPTR: Q9V067 Putative transcriptional regulator~PFAM: Bacterial regulatory protein, arsR family), with translation MVFEKIIEVLKKRGFKSSVRLAIMIYLLAKRRTYFSDIVEDLDMTPGNLWSHIEKLERDGLVEVRHIIDGRPRVVVIITEKGIEETIELLKMLFEVAREILKES, from the coding sequence TTGGTCTTCGAGAAGATCATCGAAGTGCTGAAGAAGAGGGGATTCAAATCCTCTGTAAGACTCGCAATAATGATCTACCTCCTCGCAAAGAGAAGAACATACTTCTCAGACATAGTTGAGGATCTAGATATGACTCCAGGAAATCTGTGGAGTCATATAGAGAAGCTGGAAAGGGATGGACTTGTAGAAGTGAGACACATAATAGATGGAAGGCCACGTGTAGTAGTTATAATCACAGAGAAAGGGATCGAAGAGACCATTGAGCTCCTGAAGATGTTATTCGAAGTAGCCAGAGAAATCCTCAAAGAGAGCTGA